Genomic segment of Roseofilum capinflatum BLCC-M114:
CTTCAATGTACTTTTTTCACAGGCAGCTCAATAATAAACTCTGTACCTTCATTCAGGGTAGAATCGCAATATAAAGCTCCTTGATGAGTTTCGGTGATAATTTGATAACTAATTGTCAGACCTAAACCTGTACCTTGACCAACGGGTTTCGTGGTAAAAAAGGGATCGAAGAGTTTAGATTGTACTTTCTCTGGGATTCCTGGGCCATTATCGGCAATGCGAATTCTGACCGTATTAGAGTCCTTTAACTCTGTAGTTAGGTGAATGGTATCAATCCGGTCTGGGTCTGAAGACTCATCTAAAGCATCCATCGCATTGGTAAGCAGGTTCATAAATACCTGATTAAGCCGCCCTGGGTAACAGTCCACTAAAGGAATTTCACCATAGTTTTTGATGAGTTGAATTTCCGATTGATCCACACTGCGCTTAAAGCGATTTTCTAAAATCATCAAGGTACTCTCTAAACCTTCATGAATATCCACTTCTTTACAGTCTGATTCATCGAGACGGGAAAAATTACGCAGAGATATAACAATTTCACGAATACGATTGGCTCCTACTTTCATCGATTGGAGGAGTTTAGGGAAGTCCTCTTGAATAAAATCGAGGTCGCTGTCTTCAATGAGTTCTTCAATTTCGTTTTGAGGTTGAGGATAATATTGCTGATAAAGACTAATAATCTTGAATAAGCTATGGGTGTAGTTTTCAGTATGAGTTAAATTACCATGAATGAAATTCACAGGATTATTGATTTCATGGGCAACTCCCGCCACCAATTGTCCTAAACTGGACATTTTTTCAGTTTGCACCAGTTGAGTTTGCATACTTTGTAAATCTTTTAAGGTTTGGGATAATTCAGCCGTCCTTTCTTGAACTTGACTTTCTAAGACTTCATTGTACCGCCGGAGTTGCTGCTCTGCGGCCTTTTGTTCGCTAATGGTTGAGGACAAAATCAGAATAGTGAGACTCACTACACCCACAAAAGATTGCAACAACAGCATAGAGTCTAGATCTGTTTCTTTCGCAAATGCCCCAATTCCTTGGGCAGTCGTTAAGATAGAAATTAACGATAACACCACAACCAATAAGGTAGCACCTCGCTTTCCAAAGCGAAAGGCTGCCCAAACCATAGGCAGCAAAAACATATATTCTACGGAATAACTTAGCACGAAGGTTTCCCAAGAGATAAAGGCGATAAATGCAATCAGCAGCATGAGTTCCCTTAACTGTTGTGGGTTGGTTTTGAGACCGCGAAATCCTCGTTCCCAGGTGAGTATAAAGGGGGCAAAGACCAAAAATCCGACAGTATCTGCCGTCCACCAGGTTCGCCAAACTCCAGCATAGTCTACTGTAGAAATTACTTCTTGAAAATAGAGAATAGAGGTTCCCCAAGTGGCGTTAAAAATGGGGGCAAAACTGACTGCGATCGTAAAAAACAAAGTGGCTTTAACCGAATTGAGAATTTTGTGATCGCCACTCCACCATAAAATCAAAATCGCAGCAATTAACGCCTCTATCGTTTCTCCTGTGCCGATGGGAAGCCCTAAAGACCAGCTTTCATAGAGGTTACTGTCTAGCCACCAATAGCCGATCAGCATTCCGGGTAAAATGCGAAATTGACTCAAGAGTAATGCTGCTAAAGAAATGCCTGAGAGGGGCCAAACAGGAGTTACATCATTGAAACTGGCAAACTGAAAGGCAAACGTGCCGATAATGTGCAAGATGACAATCATTAGCCCATTCCATAGAAGCATTCTGCCCTCGCATACCCCAGCACACCATGCCTCAAATTTCTGTCGAGGTAAAATATTGAATGTTGGAAATTGAAACCTAAGCATCACTAAATTGTTGTGTAACTATCCAAAGAGTAAAAGCAAGAGTTTACCCTTATATACTCCTCTATATTGAGTATCTTCTTTTTCATGCTTCCCAGTTTACCCCATCTCCCCTGAATTGTTACAGCGCTTCACACTGTAGTGGGGGAATGGGTGTATACAGTACGAAACGCTATAACAGAGTACAGTATTATTGATGTGAGTCATTGCGAATGGAGCGAAGCAGAATGAAGCAATCGCCAAGATTCGAGGATTGTGCGTTTCCGCTTCGCGGACATGAAAGCGACGCTTGCGCGGAGCGCGAATACTTCCCTGCGGTCGCAATCACAACTCAAATCTATGAATCAACGGGTTAACGAAGAGGACACAACGATTGCTCAGGAGAGTCTTTGGTCTTAAATCACCCGGTCATTGCCCCCATCAACGGGGACTTGAGCAGCAGTGGTTTTAGCGAACAAAGGGCCGCACATTTCGGCAGCAAGTTCAGCCACGGAATGGCTATCGACTTCTACTTTTAAGACATTGTTGGTTTTATATTCTTCCACGGTTAACCCATAATGGGCGGCGCGAGAATTGAGGACTTCTTCTGTCCATAAACCCGTATCAAATACGGCATTGGGATGAAGGGTGTTGAGGCGAATGTTATCTTTGCCCCACTCTAGGGCGGCGACGCGCATGAGTTGATTGAGGGCAGCTTTAGAAGCAGAATAGGCGGCTGCTCCGGGGCCGGGGGCGGGGACATTTTTGGAGCCGATGACGACGACTCGACCGCCTTGGGGGGCGAGTTTGAGCAGGGGATGAGCTTGGCGCAACAGGGCGAGGTTGGCATCTAAATTGACGGACATGACTTTGCGCCATTCGCTACTGCTGAGGTCGGCAATGGGACAACCACCGGGAAAAATACCGGCGTTGAGGATGAGCATATCTAGACCGCCAAACTGTTGCACGGCTTGTTCTAGGGCGGCATTGAGGGCGGTTTCATCGGTGACATCGCAGGTGATGCCACAGAAGTCTGCACGGTTGTAGAGGTCTTCAATGTTGCGATCGAGATCTAAGCCGATGACGGCTGCTCCTCGCTTTAGGAGGGAGTCTACACAGGCTTTGCCGATGCCGGAGGCTGCGCCGGTGACGAGGGCTATTTCGCCAGTGAAGACGGGGGGTTTGCCGCCTTTGCGGAGTTTGGCTTGTTCTAAGTCCCAGTATTCGACGGCGAAGATGTCTTTGGCAGAGAGTGCCTGATAGCCGCCGAGTTGGGTGCTGGCGCTGATGATGTCGATGGTATGGTCGTAAATGTCGGCGACGATGTGGGCTTGTTTGATGGTTTTGCCGATGGTACACATGCCCAGTTCTGGGTCAAGAATGACTCTGGGAATGGGGTCGAGAATGGTTAGATCTGGGGTGGCGTGGGCGCGGAAGTAGGCTTGATAGTCTTGGGCATAGCTTTGAATGTCTCGGCCAACTAGGGGGAGGCGTTTGGTGCGGATGACGTGATCTGGGGTGGCGGGGCCTTGTTGGGAGATCTGCTGAATGTCGTCTCTTTGGGCGAAGTTGAGGGTTTTGGGGGTGCGGTGGGTGCTGAGGATGATGGGGAATTGGGCGGTGGTGGAGAGGGTATGGCGCAGTTGGGCGAGGGTTTGACTGAGGGGAGGGGGTTCAGGGGTCGGATGTTTGGGGATGGAAACCATTGCGCCTTGTTTTTGTAGGTAGGTTTCGGCTTGACTGACTAGCTCGATCATCCGTTCGTAGGATTCTTGGGCAGTAGCTCCGAAGGAAAAGATACCATGATTCATCAGTACCATGCCGAGGGTCTGTTCTCCGGCTTCTAGGGAGAATTGACTGGCGCAGACTCTGGCGAGGTCGAATCCGGGCATGACGTAGGGGATGATGATGAGGCGATCGCCATAAATCTCTTCGATCCGTTCTCTACCATTGGCTGTATTTGTAACCGTAACGATCGCATCTGCATGGGTATGATCGACGTATTTGTAGGGCAAGATGGCGTGCAAAATGGTCTCTACAGAAGGAGAGGGAGCGCTGGCGCGGGTCATCTGGGTTTTCAGTTCATTGACCATTTGCGGGTCGGATAATTGCTTGAGCTGTGCTAATTTGAGCAGGTGGGGAATGCGTACCGGGGCAAATCCTGCGGCTTCGATGGTGGCGAGATCCCATCCGCTCCCTTTGACGTAGAGAATATCTTCTGCTTCTCCGAAGAGGTTGTTTTCTTTGACTTTGACGGAGGTATTGCCCCCTCCATGGAGGACGAGGGAGGGATCTTTTCCTAATAGGCGCGAGGTATAAACTCTTTGTTCTACATCTGTTTTATATTGAGCGGCTTCGCTCCCATTCCATAAGTTTTTAACCATGATTATACAATTAACAATTAATAATTAACAATTAACAATTAACAATGGGTCGATTGGTGAGTTGCCAAGATCTTGCCCTCTCCCACTGGGAGAGGAACTTTTCTCCCCTTCTCCCACGGGAGAAGGGGCTGGGGGATGAGGGCTTTACTCGCTAAGGATTTGGGGAACCTTAAAAAAGTCCCCATCGCGATCGGGGGCATTGTCTAAAAGGGCTTCCCGAAACTCATCGGGGGTGAGTAAATCTTCGCGGGTGATGTTGCTTAATTCGATCGCTCGCGTGGTGGGGGGAACCCCTTCAGTATCTAACTCATTGAGCTGTTCCACATATTCGAGAATCTGGCTCAGTTCCCCACTTAACTGGGCTTCTTCTTCCGGAGTCAGGGCTAAACGGGCCAGATGGGCAACTTTATGAACTTGTTCTTGGTCGAGCATAGGGGTTATGGAAGACTACAGCAAAAAAGTATACTTAGAAAAAGACTTCGCCTTGCGATCGCCCGGTATTTTTCAACCAGTTTTGGGCTTCAATATAGTTATTGGGAGCCATTTTAATTGCTTGGCTCCAATAATCGGCGGCGATATCAAATAATTCTTCCGCCTTCTCATTATCACCGGCTGCTTTTGTTTGTTCGCCCTTATAGTGATAGATGACGGCAATATTATTCAGGGCTTGGGGCATCTTATCATTCAAGTCCAAGGCTTGCTCATAATAGTCGATCGCCTTGTCATGCTCCCCATTACTGGCATGGATCAAGCCCACATTATACAGAATATAGCTGCGATCGTTGGGATCGTCCTCTAACTCCAAAGCTTCATAATAATTATCCAAAGCCTCTGCATACTCCCCATCAGCCTGGGCAGACATCCCATCGCGATAATAGGCAAAGGCAGTTTTCGACTTATTGCTGGTGGGCAGAATCTTGAGAATAATATCTGCCATCACCGTAAAGCTTTTATCAATAAAGTTATCGTTGCGCTGGGTTCTGGGCATAACCGTTTAGATTAAAGGGTTTCAATTTTTCATTGTAACAAGGATAGACAGTTACAGCGCAAAGCACTCTCAAGAGGTACAGCAGCACCCGATCTCCCTGAGCTAACCTTAACCCAGGGGGGAGTTAAGACAGTTCCCTTTTTTAAGGCTTACCTTGCTCGTCCTGAGCGCAGTCTCCGCTTGGCAAGTTAGCGCGGGCGTTTCTTCTCCACATTTCGGGTTTAATGCGTCTGAGGGCGGAAGCGCGAAACCGTCGATCCCACTCTTGCTCGGAAAGGTTGGCGAGATCGATGAGTTTGGGGGCGAGGTTTTCCGGATAGGGATGGAAGTCTGCGATCTGCGTCGGTTGGGAAAACCGTTGATTCCAGGGGCAAACGTCTTGACAAATGTCACATCCAGCCACCCATCCGTTGAGGTTTTTGGCGATCGCCTCCGGAAGTTCCTCAGCACGGTTTTCAATCGTGTGATAAGCAATACAGCGATTGGCATCCACCACAAACGGTTCGGCGATCGCCCCTGTAGGACAAGCCTGAATGCAGCGCGTACAAGTCCCACAATGCTCTGTATGGGGTTGATCCGGCTCTAAGGTCAAATTCGTCAAAATTTCCGCCAGAAACACCCAGGAGCCAAATTTACGGGTAATCAGATTCCCATGTTTACCCACCCAACCCAAGCCTGCCGTCTCGGCCCAGAGTTTATCTTGAACCGGCCCCGTATCCACATAGCCCTTAAGTTGAATATCTTGCCCCTGCTGCTGTAACCACGCAGCAAAAGCCTTTAACTTTTTGCCGATGACTCGATGATAATCCCGTCCCCAAGCATAACGAGAAATTTTGCCATACTCTAGCCCTTGGGGTTGAGCATAGGGAGCATAATAATTGAGTGATAAACTAATAATCGAAGCTACTTGGGGGAAGGCGGTGCGGATCTCTTGGCGTTTGGGATTAGCCATCCAATCCATGTCTGCATGATAGCCCTGGGCTAACCAAGAATTGAGCCGTTCAGCCGCTTTTTGGGCGATCGCCCGATCTACCACTGCTATCCCCACTTGACTAAAGCCAAGCTCAATCGCTTTTTCTTTCACCTGTTCTGAACTTAAGGTTCCAGAATCATCAGACATCAATCCCCCCAAACTCACCTTGCCAACCCAACTTATTCTTTCTTCAAAGCGGGGACACTTGCCTCTAATTTTAGGCAATTACGACCTTCAACTTGCAGGCGATACTCTACCCGATCCATCAACCGATTCATAATCAGCCATCCATAACCCCCTTCCTGTTTTTGTTCTGGATCGGGAGGCAAATAAGTAGCTAGATCATATCCTTGGCCATGATCCCAAATCTCTAGGGCAATGTCACTATTTTTGAGTTCCAAACACATCACCACAGGCAATTCCGCCTTCTCTTTATGGGCATGGCGCACCACATTAGAATAGGCTTCTACTAAGGCCAATCGAAACCGAGTGGATTGTCTTGACCAATCCGGTGACTCCCCCAGCTCCACTTCCAAACAGCCTAATAACCAGGACTCAACAATTCCCAGAAATTTCAAATCGCTTGGCACATTTAGCTCCGTTTTCATGAGACCTACAAAACCTCCAAAGATAGCAGCGTTTGATCATCTTCTTGTATAGCACTATCTGCTCGAACACTATCAAGCAGTTGGGTTAAACTCAGTTTGCCCGGTTGTTGAATCAACAATTTCCATAACCCTTCTTGATTCAGCATGGCTTCTGAATCGATTTGACCAGCACTGTGATCTTTCGCTTCGGTAATGCCATCACTCGTCAGTAAAAGCACATCTCCTGGTTCCATTTTCACCTGTCCAGACTGAGCTTTCCAAACGGGTAAAATACCCACCGGAATACCGCGAACTTTGAGAATATTCGGTTCGACTGTAACTGGCTCATTTGCCGCCAATTGCTCCATCAGTTTTTTGTGAGACCAAACCAGGGGATAAACATGGCCAGCGCTGGCATAGGCGAGTTCCTGAGTCGAAGGACGATAGCGAGCAACCGCCATGGTGATAAAAGAGTTGTTATTGGTCAAATCATCGATCAGGGAACTATTGAGGTTGCGAATCACTTCATTCGGCTCCTGGGACGTATCCTGGGACAGTTCGCGACGCAGTACGGAAATGGCACTGGCCATAAATAGAGCTGCCGGAACCCCTTTACCAGATACATCACCCACGGCTACCCAAATATCGCCTTGGGGATGCACATAGACTTCAAAGAAATCTCCGCCGACTTCCCGTGCCGGATAGCAATAGGCTTGCACATCAACTGCATCAATTTCAGGCCAACTTTGCCGCAGTAGGTTCGCCTGAAATTGACGAGCCACTTCGAGTTCCGATTGCAATTGATTAGCCAGTTGAGTCGCTCGTTCATAGAGTCTGGCTTGGGAGAGCGCTAAGGAGGCTTGTTCGATGATGCTCTCTAGCAGTTGAACATCCTCATCGGGCCACAGGCCATCGGTGTCATATTGATAGAGAGAGAGGATACCGAAGAAGGTTTCTTGGTAGATGAGGGGGACGGCTAAGTGCAGATAGGGGCGATCGCCTTCTGCATACCGTTGACTTTGGGTTTGATGATTCTCTAGAGCCGCTTCTATTAAGGCTTGAGAGTCTGGAGAATTGAGTAAATTCGCCTCGTCTGCCTCTTCAGACGGATTACGATAAGCAAACCGATGTTGTGTTAACTTATTGTCTTCCACAGATTGGAGACAGCAGAAATCCGCCTCAAAATTCTTGCCCACTGTCTCGCTGATATTTTGCAACATGCTGTTGTAATCCAGCTTATCTCTGAGGGCCGTCATCACCGTATTCTGAATGGACTCCCGTCGTAGCGATCGCCTCAAATTATTGGTACTTTGTTTAATGACCTGATAGGTCTCTGAGGCTTGCTCAATCAAGGCCTTCAGTTCCGTCGGGTTCCAGGGTTTAACAATATACTTAAACACCTTCCCCGCATTAATGGCCTCAACCAAGTCCTCCACATCCGTATAACCCGTTAACAAGATGCGGATCGTATCGGGATACTGTTCTACGGTCTTACCTAGAAACTCAGTCCCATTCATTTCTGGCATCCGTTGGTCAGAGATAATGATCGACATTTCTCCTTCTTGATCCAGAATCTCTAGAGCGGCCTTTGCACTTTCGGCGCGATAAACTTGAAAATCCCGCCGAAAGGTTCGATACAGTAGATCGAGGTTATCCCGCTCGTCATCAACGACCATTAATTTGGCTTTTTTGCTCCGTCGTTCTCGGCGTTCACCCTGACTCATGCCACACTCCCATTGCCGGTTAGTTTGACACTATAGTAGATAATCTCACCCAGTGGGGATAAGACTTTCGGTTTCACGGGCCATTCAAAGCTGCTATCTTTACTAGATTTCATGAGGTTTGTCAAGGTCATCTCAATCTACAGGATCATTTGCTCGAAGCAGTTGAATATTTGGGGATATTGATCTGCATTATTAGACAGTTTACACCGACTGGACTAGGCCTGAATAGGGGGATGGGGGAGTGGGGAGATGAGGAGGATGGGGAGGATGGGGAAAAATCGGATATAACAAGGAAAGGGTAAAACCCAGTATTGCCTATTGCCTATTCCCCATTCCCTATTCCCCATTCCCTATTGCCTATTCCCCATTCCCCATTCCCCATTCCCCATTCCCCATTCCCCATTCCCCCAAATCTTAATCTTTTCCCCCTTGACAATTTCCCAAAAATCTTTCAAGTTGACAAACTAGCTAGAGATTAACCCATCTCTGCCAATCCATTCCCCCTATGCCCTATGTCAAGCCTCGTTATTGTTGAATCTCCAACCAAAGCGCGAACCATCCGCAACTTTCTACCCACGGGTTACCAAGTAGAAGCCTCCATGGGTCATGTTCGCGACCTTCCCTCTGCTGCTGATGAAATTCCGGCCAGTTTCAAAAAGGAGAAATGGGCCCAATTGGGAGTCAATGTAGAATCGAACTTTGAACCGCTTTATGTGATTCCCAAAGATAAAAAGAAAATTGTTAAAGAACTCAAGGATGCTCTGAAAAAAGCCGATGAGTTGATTCTAGCGACAGATGAAGACCGAGAAGGGGAGAGCATTAGCTGGCATTTGAAGGAATTGCTCAAACCCAAGGTTCCCATTAAACGGATGGTCTTTCATGAGATTACCCAAGAGGCGATTCGGGCTGCCTTGCAAAACTGCCGAGATATCGATTTGCAATTGGTTCATGCTCAGGAAACTCGGCGGATTTTAGACCGTTTGGTGGGGTATACGATTTCTCCTTTATTGTGGAAAAAAATCGCGCCGAAACTCTCAGCCGGACGGGTGCAGTCGGTGGCGGTGCGGTTGTTGGTGGCTCGCGAGCGGGAACGGCGAGCGTTTCGTCAAGGGTCTTATTGGGATCTGAAGGCGGAATTGGAACAAACCAAAACGGCGTTTGAAGCCCGGTTAATCACTCTGGATGGGGTGAAAATTGCCACGGGTAGTGATTTTGATCCGGAAACGGGGAAAATCGTTAAAAACCGTCAGGTTAAACTGCTGAATGAGACGGAAGCGAAGGCGCTGCAAAAACAGTTAGAGGGGAAAACTTGGACGGTGACGGAGGTGGATGAAAAGCCGACAACGCGCAAACCTTCGCCTCCGTTTACGACTTCGACTTTGCAGCAGGAAGCGAACCGCAAATTGGGGTTGTCGGCGAAGGAGACGATGCGGACGGCACAAAATTTGTATGAGCAGGGCTATATTACTTATATGCGGACGGATTCGGTGCATTTGTCGAAGGAGGCGATCGCCGCCGCTCGTAGTTGTGTAGAACAAAAGTATGGCCCGGAATATCTCTCTCCCCAAGCACGCCAATACAGCACCAAAAGCAAGGGAGCGCAGGAAGCTCACGAAGCCATTCGTCCAGCCGGAAAGCAGTTTCGCACCCCCCAAGAAACCGGTTTAGGAGGTCGGGAAGCGAAAGTTTATGACCTGATTTGGAAGCGTACCGTAGCGTCTCAAATGGCCAACGCCCAGTTAACCCAAATTGCGGTTAACCTGCAAGTGGAAACGGCTGAGTTTCGCTCTTCTGGTAAACGGATTAATTTTCCTGGCTTTTTCCGCGCTTATGTGGAGGGTTCCGATGATCCCGATGCAGCCTTGGAAAATCAGGAGGTGATTCTACCGGAACTGAAGGCAGGGGATCATCCTGATTGTAAACAATTAGAGGCGATCGGTCACCAAACCCAACCCCCCGCTCGCTATACGGAAGCCTCCTTAGTCAAAACCCTGGAAAAGGAAGGGGTGGGCCGTCCGAGTACCTACGCCAGCATCATTGATACGATTATCGGCAAAGGCTATGCCCAAATGGTCAACAAGGCCCTGATCCCTTCCTTTACGGCCTTTGCAGTAACCAATTTGCTAGAGCAACATTTTCCCGACCTGGTGGATACTCAATTCACCTCGCGCATGGAACAAACCCTAGATGATATTTCTACGGGGGAAGTGGACTGGTTACCCTATCTGAAAACCTTTTATCAGGGAGAAACGGGTCTGGAAACTCAAGTGAAGGAACGGGAGAGTCAAATCGATCCGAATACGGCGAAAACTCTGGAATTGGAAGGCTTAGAGGCTAAAGTCCGTTTAGGGAAATACGGCCCCTATGTGGTAGTGGAAAATGGAGAGGATGAACCGCTTACGGCCTCTATTCCCCCTCACCTCACCCCCGATACCCTGGATCAAGATCAGGTGCAAACCCTGATCAAGCAGAAAACTGAGGGGCCTGACTGCCTCGGTGTTCATCCGGAGATGGGAGAGGAGATTTTTATGCTCAATGGAACCTATGGCCCCTATGTGCAACTTGGGGAAGTTTCCGAAGAAAATAAAAAACCCAAACGCGCATCCCTCCCCAAAGGCATGAAACCGGAAGATGTCACCTTGGATATGGCTGTGGGTTTGTTATCCTTACCGCGACTGTTGGGCCAACACCCCGAAACCGGAGCGAAAATTAAAGCGGGTTTAGGTCGCTTTGGCCCCTATGTTGTCCACGATCAAGGTAAGGAAGGTAAGGATTATCGCTCTTTGAAGAAAGAAGATGATATCTTAACTATTGGCCTCGATCGCGCTCTGGAATTACTGGCCCAACCGAAGCGAAGTCGGGGAGGGGGTCGTGGAAAGACCAAGGAACCCCTGCGAGCGTTAGGGGCACACCCAGAGGATGGGGAGGCAGTTAATCTTTATGATGGCCCCTATGGCCCCTATGTGAAGCATGGTAAGGTCAATGCTAGTGTACCCAAGGAGCGGCCGGTTGAAGAGGTGACCTTAGACGAAGCCCTAGAGTTACTCAAGGCTAAGAAAAGCACTAAAACGACCAGTACCCGCTCCCGCAGTCGTAAAAAGGCTTAGTGACAACAGGGCCAGTTCTCCCCTTTTTCCTCAAACTCTTGTGGAAAACTTCCAAAGCTTGTGGAAAAAATGTGGAAATTCTCCCAAAAAGAGACCCGATCCACAGAACGGAGGACAGGTCTTTGTTGGATGGAAATGATACGGCGATCGGACTATCACCCAATTCTTTGTTAAACTAGGGAGTGACCCCCTTGAGTAGGATAGAGCCGATTCTATGGGACGTAAAGCTAAACTGAAACATCAACGCCATCAAGTCCAGTCTCCAGATGCTAAACCGGAGACTGTGCCTTTAGAGACAACTGATTTTGTCCAGGAGATTCAGCAACAAGGCTATCAGTTCAAAGAGACTAAAACGGCTCCAGAGATTCCCCAGAATCAGATTAAACCCCAGTTGTAACAGAGAAAGCAGTGGCAGCATGGCCGGGTTATATCCAGTCCGTTTAGCTGTAGTTTAATGGATGACCCAGAGTTGATATTGAAAACTTAATCACTAAAAAGATATATTGCGCTATAATTATACTTGAACTCTTCAATCATCCTGATTCAGATTCCTAGGAGATCGCCTGATGAAAAACTATCCCGAAATCGGCAAACACTTTATGGCCGGGAGT
This window contains:
- a CDS encoding MASE1 domain-containing protein gives rise to the protein MIVILHIIGTFAFQFASFNDVTPVWPLSGISLAALLLSQFRILPGMLIGYWWLDSNLYESWSLGLPIGTGETIEALIAAILILWWSGDHKILNSVKATLFFTIAVSFAPIFNATWGTSILYFQEVISTVDYAGVWRTWWTADTVGFLVFAPFILTWERGFRGLKTNPQQLRELMLLIAFIAFISWETFVLSYSVEYMFLLPMVWAAFRFGKRGATLLVVVLSLISILTTAQGIGAFAKETDLDSMLLLQSFVGVVSLTILILSSTISEQKAAEQQLRRYNEVLESQVQERTAELSQTLKDLQSMQTQLVQTEKMSSLGQLVAGVAHEINNPVNFIHGNLTHTENYTHSLFKIISLYQQYYPQPQNEIEELIEDSDLDFIQEDFPKLLQSMKVGANRIREIVISLRNFSRLDESDCKEVDIHEGLESTLMILENRFKRSVDQSEIQLIKNYGEIPLVDCYPGRLNQVFMNLLTNAMDALDESSDPDRIDTIHLTTELKDSNTVRIRIADNGPGIPEKVQSKLFDPFFTTKPVGQGTGLGLTISYQIITETHQGALYCDSTLNEGTEFIIELPVKKVH
- a CDS encoding bifunctional aldolase/short-chain dehydrogenase, whose product is MVKNLWNGSEAAQYKTDVEQRVYTSRLLGKDPSLVLHGGGNTSVKVKENNLFGEAEDILYVKGSGWDLATIEAAGFAPVRIPHLLKLAQLKQLSDPQMVNELKTQMTRASAPSPSVETILHAILPYKYVDHTHADAIVTVTNTANGRERIEEIYGDRLIIIPYVMPGFDLARVCASQFSLEAGEQTLGMVLMNHGIFSFGATAQESYERMIELVSQAETYLQKQGAMVSIPKHPTPEPPPLSQTLAQLRHTLSTTAQFPIILSTHRTPKTLNFAQRDDIQQISQQGPATPDHVIRTKRLPLVGRDIQSYAQDYQAYFRAHATPDLTILDPIPRVILDPELGMCTIGKTIKQAHIVADIYDHTIDIISASTQLGGYQALSAKDIFAVEYWDLEQAKLRKGGKPPVFTGEIALVTGAASGIGKACVDSLLKRGAAVIGLDLDRNIEDLYNRADFCGITCDVTDETALNAALEQAVQQFGGLDMLILNAGIFPGGCPIADLSSSEWRKVMSVNLDANLALLRQAHPLLKLAPQGGRVVVIGSKNVPAPGPGAAAYSASKAALNQLMRVAALEWGKDNIRLNTLHPNAVFDTGLWTEEVLNSRAAHYGLTVEEYKTNNVLKVEVDSHSVAELAAEMCGPLFAKTTAAQVPVDGGNDRVI
- the gatC gene encoding Asp-tRNA(Asn)/Glu-tRNA(Gln) amidotransferase subunit GatC; the protein is MLDQEQVHKVAHLARLALTPEEEAQLSGELSQILEYVEQLNELDTEGVPPTTRAIELSNITREDLLTPDEFREALLDNAPDRDGDFFKVPQILSE
- a CDS encoding photosystem I assembly protein Ycf3 codes for the protein MPRTQRNDNFIDKSFTVMADIILKILPTSNKSKTAFAYYRDGMSAQADGEYAEALDNYYEALELEDDPNDRSYILYNVGLIHASNGEHDKAIDYYEQALDLNDKMPQALNNIAVIYHYKGEQTKAAGDNEKAEELFDIAADYWSQAIKMAPNNYIEAQNWLKNTGRSQGEVFF
- the queG gene encoding tRNA epoxyqueuosine(34) reductase QueG gives rise to the protein MSDDSGTLSSEQVKEKAIELGFSQVGIAVVDRAIAQKAAERLNSWLAQGYHADMDWMANPKRQEIRTAFPQVASIISLSLNYYAPYAQPQGLEYGKISRYAWGRDYHRVIGKKLKAFAAWLQQQGQDIQLKGYVDTGPVQDKLWAETAGLGWVGKHGNLITRKFGSWVFLAEILTNLTLEPDQPHTEHCGTCTRCIQACPTGAIAEPFVVDANRCIAYHTIENRAEELPEAIAKNLNGWVAGCDICQDVCPWNQRFSQPTQIADFHPYPENLAPKLIDLANLSEQEWDRRFRASALRRIKPEMWRRNARANLPSGDCAQDEQGKP
- a CDS encoding ATP-binding protein, which gives rise to MKTELNVPSDLKFLGIVESWLLGCLEVELGESPDWSRQSTRFRLALVEAYSNVVRHAHKEKAELPVVMCLELKNSDIALEIWDHGQGYDLATYLPPDPEQKQEGGYGWLIMNRLMDRVEYRLQVEGRNCLKLEASVPALKKE
- a CDS encoding SpoIIE family protein phosphatase translates to MSQGERRERRSKKAKLMVVDDERDNLDLLYRTFRRDFQVYRAESAKAALEILDQEGEMSIIISDQRMPEMNGTEFLGKTVEQYPDTIRILLTGYTDVEDLVEAINAGKVFKYIVKPWNPTELKALIEQASETYQVIKQSTNNLRRSLRRESIQNTVMTALRDKLDYNSMLQNISETVGKNFEADFCCLQSVEDNKLTQHRFAYRNPSEEADEANLLNSPDSQALIEAALENHQTQSQRYAEGDRPYLHLAVPLIYQETFFGILSLYQYDTDGLWPDEDVQLLESIIEQASLALSQARLYERATQLANQLQSELEVARQFQANLLRQSWPEIDAVDVQAYCYPAREVGGDFFEVYVHPQGDIWVAVGDVSGKGVPAALFMASAISVLRRELSQDTSQEPNEVIRNLNSSLIDDLTNNNSFITMAVARYRPSTQELAYASAGHVYPLVWSHKKLMEQLAANEPVTVEPNILKVRGIPVGILPVWKAQSGQVKMEPGDVLLLTSDGITEAKDHSAGQIDSEAMLNQEGLWKLLIQQPGKLSLTQLLDSVRADSAIQEDDQTLLSLEVL